CGCCAAAGGCCGCCTGGCTTCGTTGCTCCTCAGTCGAAGATCCAGGGAGGATATTCTCCTTCGTTGCGCCTCGCCATCCGGCCTTTGGCGCGAAAACAGGACCCCGCGGAATTTTCGGACACGCTCTTAAGGCCGCGGTCCGAAGAGACGGTTCACGGGAAGGGCGGGGCTCCAACCGCTCAGGAATTGTCAGGCCATTCTTCACTTCTCAAAGCCCGCAAGTCCGCAAGAACTCACGATTCCTCTCCGCGAATTCCTTCGGTGCGCCCATGCCGGGCAGCACGTCTTGCTCGACCACGATCCAGCCCTGGTAATTTGATTCTCTCAATTCATCCGCGATAGCCGCGAACTCGATGCCGCCCTTGCCGAGTTCGCAGAAGATTCCGTGCTTCAGCGAGTCGAAATAATTCCACTGATTGGCGCGCGACTGCTGGTGCACGGTGGGACTGCAATCCTTGAAGTGGACGTGCCAGATGCGATCGCGGAATTGCCGCAAGCCTTGCAGCGCATCCGTGCCGCCGCCAAACATGTAGTGGCCGGTGTCGAAGCAAAGCCCGACCAACTGCCGGTCCGTGCACTTCATCAATTGCTCGATTTCCCACGGCGCTTCGACGCAGCCCGCGCCATGATGGTGGAACACCGTCCGCAGGCCGGTTTGCCGCCGCACCGCCTCCGCGAGGCGATTCACGCCTTGGCCAAACGTCTCCCATTGCTTCGGCGACAGGCTGTGCTCGGTCGTGATCCGTCCAGCGAGCTTCGTGCGCGTGAAATCCTTCCCATTGTCATCAGCTAACACGATAAACGGATGCGTGCCCACGGCTTCGGCCATCAAACGAGCGGTCTTCACCGCGCGCTCCTCACCTTCGGCGTGGGTTTGCTCCTGAGCGAAAGCCACGGGAACGAATGCGCCGAGCAACTCCAGCTTCCGTGCCTGGAGTTCGCCTCGCAGCGACGCCGGGTCGGTCGGCATGAAGCCCCAGTCTCCAAGTTCGGTGCCGGCGTAGCCGGTGTCGCGGATTTCGTCCAGCACCTGCGGGTAGCCCAGGGCTTTGCCCGGGAGATCAAATTCCAGGACCCCCCAGGAACAAGGGGCGTTGGCGACGCGGATGGAGACGGAGGATTTCATAATGCGCTGCATGGGAAGGGACAGGTTTCTGGTCAAGCCCCTGTCTCGTTGGTCCCTGGCATGGCGGTCGAACTGGTGACTCGCCGTTTCACTAAACTCAGGAGTTCGTCTGCTGTAGAGATTTGAGTCTGCAGACTTGGCCAATTGGGGTCCTCGAAATCAAACCCTGGGTAGCGGCCACTGAAATAGACTTCGGCCAGCGA
The sequence above is a segment of the Verrucomicrobiota bacterium genome. Coding sequences within it:
- a CDS encoding TIM barrel protein; translated protein: MKSSVSIRVANAPCSWGVLEFDLPGKALGYPQVLDEIRDTGYAGTELGDWGFMPTDPASLRGELQARKLELLGAFVPVAFAQEQTHAEGEERAVKTARLMAEAVGTHPFIVLADDNGKDFTRTKLAGRITTEHSLSPKQWETFGQGVNRLAEAVRRQTGLRTVFHHHGAGCVEAPWEIEQLMKCTDRQLVGLCFDTGHYMFGGGTDALQGLRQFRDRIWHVHFKDCSPTVHQQSRANQWNYFDSLKHGIFCELGKGGIEFAAIADELRESNYQGWIVVEQDVLPGMGAPKEFAERNREFLRTCGL